In Stieleria varia, one genomic interval encodes:
- a CDS encoding putative bifunctional diguanylate cyclase/phosphodiesterase gives MILARKPFSHRILIVDDNPLIHEDYRKVFTSCIEELPGIDDFQLAPDQDGEPTCGSSSSDRRDLRIDSVYQGHDAVQMVVDAMEQNDPYSVAFVDMRMPPGMDGLETIENLWRVSPALQVVLCTAFSDRPWDEVMSRIGQTDNLLILKKPFDDVEVLQLAQALIRKRDATLEAGIKHQILERLVHERTAALEHAALHDGLTGLANRVKFDERLAESLQMAGCGGNEAEALTVLIVDLDHFKFVNDTLGHPSGDELLRTVGQRLAGAVGQSGMVSRFGGDEFAVVCERQDASETALVVARIRSAINEPIDIDGETVRVSASIGIAVYPNDGRTPCDLFRNADIALYQAKQDGRSCARFFEPEMDRQLRERRQLEQKLRDAVQFQRFTLHFQPLIKSDSRQVCAFEALLRWQDPELGLILPDRFIPLAEETGLIRPIGDWVLIEACRQAQLWPSDIRVAVNVSPVQFRTGRVPESVARAIYSSGLEPSRLEIEITESVLLSDDSNTLDQLNEIKELGVRVVLDDFGTGYSSLSYLRRFAFDKLKMDKSFVQEIHESGVLAIVRTVAKLGECLGIETTAEGIETEEQARCVREEGFTQIQGYLYGKPLPAEELDTAFQLGQYHSAAVLPLAPPDSSSCVSDSISEILK, from the coding sequence GTGATACTTGCACGCAAACCTTTTTCTCATCGAATTCTGATTGTCGATGACAATCCGTTGATCCACGAGGATTACCGAAAGGTTTTTACATCGTGCATCGAAGAGCTTCCTGGAATTGATGACTTTCAACTGGCGCCAGATCAAGATGGTGAACCGACTTGCGGTTCTTCGTCATCGGACCGTCGAGATTTGCGAATCGACTCTGTCTATCAGGGGCATGATGCTGTGCAAATGGTCGTCGATGCCATGGAGCAGAATGATCCCTACTCCGTGGCGTTTGTTGATATGCGGATGCCGCCGGGTATGGATGGACTGGAGACGATCGAGAACCTGTGGCGAGTGTCGCCTGCTTTGCAAGTGGTGTTGTGTACGGCATTCAGCGACCGACCTTGGGACGAGGTCATGTCTCGGATCGGACAAACCGACAATCTGTTGATTCTCAAGAAGCCCTTCGACGATGTGGAGGTCCTTCAGTTGGCTCAAGCCCTGATTCGCAAACGGGACGCCACCTTGGAGGCGGGGATAAAGCATCAGATTTTGGAAAGGCTCGTTCACGAGCGAACTGCTGCGTTGGAACACGCCGCGCTGCACGATGGCCTGACTGGCTTGGCAAACCGCGTCAAGTTCGATGAGCGACTGGCAGAGTCATTGCAGATGGCCGGATGTGGAGGCAATGAAGCTGAAGCGTTGACGGTGTTGATCGTTGATCTCGATCATTTCAAGTTTGTCAACGACACGTTGGGGCATCCCAGCGGTGACGAACTGCTACGTACAGTTGGCCAGCGACTTGCAGGTGCTGTCGGTCAATCGGGGATGGTCTCCAGGTTTGGCGGTGACGAGTTTGCAGTGGTTTGCGAGCGGCAGGACGCGAGTGAAACTGCGTTGGTCGTGGCAAGGATCCGTTCAGCGATCAACGAACCGATCGACATTGACGGTGAGACCGTAAGGGTCAGTGCTAGTATCGGTATCGCGGTTTACCCCAATGATGGGCGTACGCCCTGCGATCTGTTCAGAAACGCGGATATCGCACTTTATCAGGCCAAACAGGACGGTCGTTCTTGCGCCCGGTTTTTCGAACCGGAGATGGATCGGCAACTGAGAGAGCGACGTCAACTGGAGCAGAAGCTACGAGATGCTGTGCAATTCCAGCGATTCACCTTGCATTTTCAGCCATTGATAAAGTCGGATTCGAGACAGGTATGCGCTTTTGAAGCTCTTCTGCGATGGCAGGATCCAGAACTGGGGCTCATCCTTCCCGACCGATTCATCCCTCTCGCGGAAGAGACTGGACTCATTCGTCCGATTGGCGACTGGGTATTGATCGAAGCTTGTCGTCAAGCGCAGCTTTGGCCGAGCGATATTCGTGTCGCTGTCAACGTTTCGCCGGTGCAATTCAGAACCGGTCGGGTACCAGAGAGCGTTGCTCGGGCGATCTATTCCAGCGGTCTTGAACCGAGTCGACTTGAAATCGAAATCACGGAATCCGTACTGCTGAGCGACGATTCGAACACACTCGACCAGCTCAATGAAATCAAAGAGCTCGGTGTTCGCGTCGTGCTGGACGATTTCGGCACCGGATATTCGTCCCTGAGCTACTTACGTCGATTCGCATTCGACAAGCTGAAAATGGACAAGTCATTTGTGCAGGAGATTCATGAGTCCGGCGTGTTGGCGATCGTAAGGACGGTTGCCAAGCTGGGCGAATGTCTGGGCATCGAGACAACTGCCGAAGGAATCGAAACCGAGGAGCAGGCTCGCTGCGTTCGCGAGGAAGGGTTCACACAGATTCAAGGCTACCTGTATGGAAAACCGCTTCCTGCAGAAGAGTTGGATACTGCTTTCCAGTTAGGGCAGTACCACTCAGCCGCAGTTCTCCCACTCGCTCCCCCCGACTCGTCCAGTTGTGTTTCAGATTCCATATCCGAAATCCTCAAGTAA
- a CDS encoding ISAs1 family transposase — translation MERSASLIEKLNTVSDPRPGEPIYPLVNILFMTICAVIAGADDFVAIAKFANTKKEWFSKFLDMTAGVPSHDRFNAILNAVKPEEFEPMLLEWITQLHKITDGQVIAIDGKTLRRSYDTATGKAAIHMVSAWATANHISLGQTVVDAKSNEITAIPKLLEIIDVSGGLVTIDAMGCQTEIAAKIVDEGADYCLAVKGNQPTLHEGIKAFFLDHLEDDFARIEVFEHHTKETDHGRVDERSYYLCKVPSDLPDASRWKNLSAIGMSINNTERRKGDEIAVRYYILSKTLEGESFACAVRNHWGIENSCHWQLDVTFGEDQCRIRKGHGDENFSTLRRTALSLLKQEKTAKCGVKNRRLTAGWDDDYMEKVVFSR, via the coding sequence ATGGAACGCTCTGCTTCACTGATTGAAAAACTTAATACCGTTTCCGATCCACGACCGGGCGAGCCGATTTATCCGCTTGTCAATATTCTCTTTATGACGATCTGTGCGGTGATCGCTGGTGCGGATGATTTCGTTGCGATCGCTAAGTTTGCCAACACAAAGAAAGAATGGTTCTCCAAGTTCCTGGATATGACCGCAGGAGTTCCATCGCACGATCGTTTCAACGCCATCCTCAATGCGGTCAAACCTGAAGAGTTTGAACCGATGCTGCTCGAATGGATCACTCAGCTTCACAAGATCACCGATGGCCAAGTCATTGCGATCGACGGCAAGACTCTTCGCAGAAGCTACGACACTGCGACCGGCAAAGCTGCCATCCACATGGTCAGTGCATGGGCGACGGCTAACCACATCAGCCTTGGACAAACGGTGGTCGATGCGAAGAGCAACGAGATCACAGCGATTCCTAAATTGCTGGAAATCATCGACGTTTCCGGAGGTTTGGTAACGATTGATGCAATGGGCTGCCAAACAGAGATCGCTGCAAAGATCGTTGACGAAGGTGCGGACTATTGCTTGGCAGTGAAAGGGAACCAACCGACACTTCACGAGGGAATCAAGGCCTTCTTCTTGGATCATCTTGAGGATGACTTTGCCCGAATCGAGGTGTTTGAACATCACACGAAGGAGACCGATCACGGACGTGTGGATGAGCGTAGCTACTACTTGTGCAAGGTTCCCAGCGATCTTCCAGACGCCAGTCGTTGGAAAAATCTCAGTGCCATCGGTATGTCGATCAACAACACGGAACGTCGAAAGGGCGACGAGATCGCAGTGCGTTATTACATACTCAGCAAAACACTTGAAGGAGAATCGTTTGCCTGTGCTGTGCGTAACCACTGGGGCATCGAGAACAGCTGTCATTGGCAGTTGGACGTGACGTTTGGCGAAGACCAATGTCGCATTCGCAAAGGTCATGGTGACGAGAACTTCAGCACGCTTAGACGGACGGCCTTAAGCTTGCTCAAGCAAGAGAAAACTGCGAAGTGTGGAGTCAAGAACAGGCGGCTCACCGCCGGGTGGGACGATGACTACATGGAAAAGGTCGTTTTCAGTCGGTAA
- a CDS encoding ATP-binding protein, translated as MARHGRHEEVQFVDSNGQTRTLDMRVCPVLCDSAAASILILANDVTQQRILQSQLDQAQRLESVGQLAAGVAHEINTPMQYIGDNVRYVAKSIERLQQLLDVLPSLIDEEVTDEQLLEMRRSLTSPLKPRKIRSTLEQIPEALSDSIQGAEAVAKIVSAMKEFSHPGGDDMSLVGLNHILESTITVARSEWKYVADVVTQFDESLPDIPALQSELNQAFLNIIVNAAHAIGDRVAAGKFEKGKITICTRSDGRFACVSIRDTGGGIPEHVRKRVFEPFFTTKEVGKGTGQGLAIAHSVIAQKHGGKLTFDVEEGQGTTFEIRIPLQLSCDNDNSKQEFTPAMEDAI; from the coding sequence ATGGCACGGCACGGGCGTCACGAGGAAGTGCAGTTCGTCGATTCAAACGGCCAGACTAGAACGCTTGATATGCGAGTGTGCCCGGTGTTATGCGACTCGGCTGCCGCATCGATTTTGATCCTTGCCAATGATGTGACGCAGCAAAGGATCTTGCAATCACAACTCGATCAAGCACAACGGCTTGAATCCGTCGGGCAACTTGCCGCCGGGGTGGCTCACGAGATCAATACACCGATGCAGTACATCGGCGACAACGTCCGATACGTGGCGAAGTCAATCGAGCGACTGCAGCAACTCCTCGATGTCCTGCCGTCACTGATCGATGAAGAAGTCACTGACGAGCAGCTACTTGAAATGCGACGATCTCTTACATCGCCGCTGAAACCTCGCAAGATCAGATCCACTCTTGAGCAAATCCCCGAAGCGCTTTCGGACTCGATTCAGGGTGCCGAAGCCGTTGCAAAGATTGTGTCGGCGATGAAAGAATTTTCGCACCCGGGCGGCGACGATATGTCGCTCGTCGGGCTGAACCACATCCTTGAATCGACCATCACCGTTGCCCGCAGCGAGTGGAAGTACGTCGCGGATGTGGTCACGCAATTCGATGAATCACTGCCCGACATCCCGGCCTTGCAAAGCGAATTGAATCAAGCATTCCTGAACATCATCGTCAACGCGGCTCATGCGATCGGCGATCGCGTGGCGGCAGGAAAATTTGAAAAGGGGAAGATCACCATTTGCACTCGCTCTGACGGTAGGTTTGCTTGTGTGTCCATTCGAGACACTGGTGGCGGTATTCCAGAACACGTTCGCAAACGCGTGTTCGAGCCCTTCTTTACGACAAAAGAAGTCGGAAAGGGCACTGGTCAAGGGCTGGCGATCGCACATTCGGTGATCGCACAAAAGCATGGTGGGAAGCTGACTTTTGATGTCGAGGAAGGTCAGGGCACGACCTTCGAGATTCGCATTCCACTGCAGCTTTCGTGCGACAATGACAACTCAAAGCAGGAATTCACGCCGGCGATGGAGGATGCTATATGA
- a CDS encoding response regulator, which produces MKILLVDDEAQVLRGVSRMIESEVADWEVETALSGKGALEMLEEDEFNVVVTDMRMPGMDGSQLLDAVELRFPQVLRVVLSGQADRETVLQAIRPMHQYLSKPCDPQKLIDIIRRAEVFQQTISSTEILSAIGRANCLPSLPTIVTQFNSSLESNSSTSASLAKVVMQDPMLCAKILQLANSAIFGLRQPVVAVERALSVLGSEITRALALSLSVFSSERESTATTTRQLFTHSIEVARISRLIAGWENTDASTINTACSGGLLHDIGKMVLLNAFEERYGGLITRSAHQGVWEVELEMQEFGASHAGVGAYLLETWGLPTEIVQAVGSHHSLDLCSRSGLICQIVFGANWIAHGSTDSDLLSGSNSTTEAFCKRLSQWKAMYLEAVMEDSNA; this is translated from the coding sequence ATGAAGATCTTATTAGTCGATGATGAAGCACAAGTCTTGCGGGGTGTGAGCCGCATGATCGAGAGCGAGGTTGCCGACTGGGAAGTCGAAACGGCTTTGTCAGGAAAGGGTGCACTTGAGATGTTGGAGGAGGACGAGTTCAATGTCGTCGTCACCGATATGCGAATGCCCGGGATGGACGGATCGCAATTATTGGATGCCGTTGAACTGCGTTTCCCGCAAGTCCTGCGTGTCGTCCTGTCGGGGCAGGCTGATCGGGAAACCGTACTGCAGGCCATCCGTCCGATGCATCAGTATTTGTCCAAACCATGTGATCCGCAGAAGCTAATCGATATCATCCGGCGGGCGGAGGTTTTTCAACAGACGATCTCGTCAACAGAGATCCTCAGTGCGATCGGACGGGCCAACTGCCTGCCATCGCTGCCGACCATCGTCACGCAGTTCAACAGCTCATTGGAGTCGAATTCCAGTACATCTGCATCGCTTGCAAAAGTTGTCATGCAAGATCCCATGCTCTGCGCAAAGATTCTGCAGTTGGCGAATTCTGCCATTTTCGGACTACGCCAACCGGTTGTGGCAGTGGAGCGTGCCCTTTCCGTATTGGGCTCCGAGATCACTCGGGCCTTGGCTTTGTCGCTGTCTGTTTTTTCATCCGAACGGGAATCGACTGCGACGACGACACGACAGTTGTTCACACATAGCATCGAAGTTGCCCGCATCAGTCGCCTGATCGCGGGATGGGAAAACACGGATGCCTCAACAATCAATACAGCCTGTTCCGGCGGACTGCTGCATGATATCGGCAAAATGGTCTTGCTGAATGCCTTTGAAGAAAGATATGGCGGTCTGATCACAAGGTCAGCCCACCAGGGGGTATGGGAAGTCGAATTGGAGATGCAAGAATTCGGCGCCTCTCATGCGGGCGTCGGCGCCTATCTGTTGGAAACGTGGGGGCTGCCGACGGAAATTGTCCAAGCCGTCGGATCCCACCACAGCCTGGATCTCTGTTCTCGATCAGGGTTGATATGCCAAATCGTTTTCGGGGCGAACTGGATCGCACACGGTAGTACCGACAGTGACCTATTGTCTGGTTCCAACTCAACCACTGAAGCGTTTTGCAAACGGTTGAGCCAATGGAAAGCTATGTACCTAGAGGCAGTGATGGAGGATTCCAATGCCTAA
- a CDS encoding HD domain-containing phosphohydrolase, giving the protein MPNTRVLFVDDDEMMLKGIVRQQGEDFNITTATGPHEALEILADHDPFAVVVSDMRMPEMNGVQLLKRVRDSHPDTVRMILTGFAELNTTIAAVNEGNIFRFLAKPCDEDVMAKALRDGLRQYELIEAERELVEGTLHGSVKVLADVLALVSPLAFGQSTRVRATVDGILKRVPVENQWQLDIAAMLSSLGCVSLPAELLNKKLNGQPLTVEEHSQFNKHPELASELLQNIPRMDEVSAIIENQASSRPTALSDSLKQKSMILKLALDYDCCELASESPLHALAKLQQSRLEYAPELFDALADFVKHERNFEILEVDVRQVTAGMVIAQDLFNSSGILMMSKGQTITSSALRLLENFARNKTLTGKIKIVSSNVTCPAI; this is encoded by the coding sequence ATGCCTAACACGAGAGTCTTGTTTGTCGACGATGACGAAATGATGCTGAAGGGTATCGTACGCCAACAGGGTGAAGACTTTAACATCACCACGGCCACAGGCCCCCATGAGGCGTTGGAAATTCTGGCGGATCACGATCCGTTCGCAGTTGTCGTTTCTGACATGCGGATGCCTGAAATGAACGGCGTCCAATTGCTCAAACGAGTGCGAGACTCACACCCGGATACGGTGCGAATGATCCTCACCGGATTCGCCGAACTCAATACTACCATCGCAGCAGTCAACGAGGGAAATATATTTCGCTTTCTGGCGAAGCCCTGCGATGAGGACGTCATGGCGAAAGCGCTCCGAGATGGACTCCGGCAATACGAACTGATCGAAGCCGAGCGTGAACTGGTGGAAGGTACACTTCACGGCAGCGTAAAGGTCCTGGCAGACGTTCTGGCTCTCGTCAGCCCGCTCGCCTTTGGTCAGTCCACTCGTGTTCGGGCAACCGTGGATGGGATCCTGAAGCGGGTGCCGGTCGAGAATCAATGGCAACTGGACATCGCCGCAATGCTTTCGTCGTTGGGCTGCGTATCCCTGCCAGCGGAACTGTTGAATAAGAAGCTGAACGGTCAACCCTTAACGGTGGAAGAACATTCCCAGTTCAACAAACACCCGGAACTGGCAAGCGAACTGCTTCAAAATATCCCGCGAATGGACGAGGTCTCCGCCATCATCGAGAATCAGGCAAGCTCCAGGCCGACCGCCTTGTCAGATTCCTTGAAGCAAAAATCCATGATCCTCAAACTGGCGTTGGACTACGATTGCTGCGAGCTGGCTAGCGAAAGTCCACTGCACGCACTCGCTAAGCTACAACAGTCTCGACTCGAATACGCGCCGGAACTTTTTGACGCGCTTGCGGATTTTGTTAAACATGAACGAAACTTCGAGATCCTAGAAGTCGATGTCCGCCAAGTCACTGCGGGAATGGTCATCGCACAAGACCTATTCAACTCCAGTGGGATTCTGATGATGTCCAAAGGCCAGACGATCACATCATCGGCGTTGCGATTGCTGGAGAATTTTGCACGAAACAAGACCCTGACTGGAAAGATCAAGATCGTTAGTTCGAACGTTACTTGTCCCGCTATCTAG